DNA sequence from the Gaiellales bacterium genome:
GCGGAGGATCGCGGGGCGGGGCGGAAGGTCCTTCCGGCGTGACCGCGCGGCCGTCGGGGCTCGACGCCACCACGCCGGTCGTGATCCTCAAGATGACGACGAACCTGATCCAGCACGGGGTGCTCGGCATCCTGCGCAGCGCCGGGCGGTGGGGGATCCCCGTGCACTGGGTGCACAACGAGGGAGCGGCGCCCGCGGCCCGCAGCCGTCACCTGACCGCGGCCCACCCGCTGCCGCCCGGCCCGGCCACGGCCGAGCGGTGGGCCGAGCACCTGAGCCGGGTCGGCCGCGCGATCGGGGGACGGCCGGTACTGGTGGCGACCGACGATCCCGGCTCGGCGCTCGTCGCCGAGTACCGCGATCGCCTGGAGCCGCTCTACCGGTTCCCGGCGCCGGCGGAGGGCCTGGTCGACTCGCTCGTCGACAAGCGGCGGCTGCACGAGCTCTGCCTCGAGACCGGCGTGCCCACTCCCGACGCCCGGTTCCCGCAGCGCTCCGCCGACCTGGAGGAGTACGCCGCGACGGGCGAGTTTCCCGTCGTCGTGAAGCGGATCGGCGCGCCGGACGCGGCGGGCGAGGCGCTCCTTCCCAGCGTCACGGTCGTGCGCACCCGCGACGAGCTGCGTGCGCTCGGCCGGCGGCTGCCCGAGGCGGCGGTCCCGGGCGCGATGCTGCAGGAGTACATCCCCGGCGGGGCCCGGTCGGTGTGGATGCTGGACGGCTACTTCGGCGCCGACTCCGCCTGCCTGGCCGCCTACACGGGCCGCAAGCTGCGCCAGCATCCGACGGACACCGGCATGACCTCGCTCGGGGTCTGCGAGCACAACGGGGCGGTGATCGAGACGACCGAGCGGTTCATGCGCCAGATCGGCTACCGCGGCATCGTCGACATGGGCTACCGCCACGATGCCCGCGACGGCCGGTACAAGCTGCTCGACGTGAACCCCCGGATCGGCGCCACGTTCCGCCTCTTCGTCGACGCGGCGGGCACCGACGTCCTGCGCGCGCTCTACCTGGACATGACCGGGCAGC
Encoded proteins:
- a CDS encoding ATP-grasp domain-containing protein; the protein is MTARPSGLDATTPVVILKMTTNLIQHGVLGILRSAGRWGIPVHWVHNEGAAPAARSRHLTAAHPLPPGPATAERWAEHLSRVGRAIGGRPVLVATDDPGSALVAEYRDRLEPLYRFPAPAEGLVDSLVDKRRLHELCLETGVPTPDARFPQRSADLEEYAATGEFPVVVKRIGAPDAAGEALLPSVTVVRTRDELRALGRRLPEAAVPGAMLQEYIPGGARSVWMLDGYFGADSACLAAYTGRKLRQHPTDTGMTSLGVCEHNGAVIETTERFMRQIGYRGIVDMGYRHDARDGRYKLLDVNPRIGATFRLFVDAAGTDVLRALYLDMTGQPPPRRAPVREGRRWLVEHHDLAEAAAAIRRRDMSVRAWLESLLPVREGAWFSPADPLPAAALAVAFARRGIGREAQPAALASGMDAA